The genomic region ACCAAACCGACTTTTATATTTTGATTGCTTTTATTACATTATGAATTAAATATAAACCAAATTGATACGGCATCATGCATCATCACGGCACCATATTTAAAAGAGCCGTCATTATAGTCTGAGCGGACTTTGAAAGAGCTGCCGCCGCTTCATATGAATTTTGATAATTAGTCAGATTTGTCATCTGGTCGTTTAAATTTACCCCCACTGCCGAAGAAAGCTGATTATTAAGATTTGTAAGAACGGAAGTCGAATTTGTATAATTTGTGTTGCTGCTCTGCGCCGCCGTTCCAATGTCTGAAACGATAGAAGCATAATAATTCGATATAGTCTGAGTAGTTCCGTTTATGGGAACGTCGGTATTCTGAATATTAGACATATTAAGGGCATTGCCGTTATTGCCCTGCAAGCCTGCCGCATTCATCTGAGACAGTGTCATAGGGGTCAAATAGGAACTGTTAAGATTAGAACCGTTGCCTGTAACGGACGTAGAACTTGAAGGACTTAAAATATTTGCGGTAAAACTGTCGCCGTTGACGGGAGTTCCGGTAATATTGACATGAAAGTTCTCAGGTTGATTGCCGTTAGCTACATTACCTGAAGAAGAAGGCGGGTTTCCGAAAAATAGAGAATACACTTGCTGCCCCGATGAATTTACAGTACTTGGAACGCCTGTTATTTCTTGCGAATCTTTTGTGCTATTGTTCGTAATTGTAAAATCGGCTGTTGAGCTAGAGCTTCCAACTCCATCATAAGTTATTGTATATTGCCCGCCTTGATTGCTTTTTGAAAATTTCGTTCCTGCCGTTGAAGATGTCGGATTAATAACCGAACCGGCGCTTATCGTCGCGTTGCCGGTATTACTTGGATTAACAGCAGTTGAAACCGCAGAAGCAGCCGCAATCTGAGAAGTAGATAAATTAGGATCAACCGCCATAGTAAAAGCAGGCGCCGTAGTTAACTGATTTACCGTAAAAGTGTCTCCTTTTGCAGGAGCCGTACCTGTTGTGGAAGTTCCCGTAATATTAACTGAAACCCCTGCAAAATTTATTGTATATACACTCTGCCCATAATTATTAGTTGAAGGGGTTACCGTATATTGTGAACTGCTTAACGCTTTGCCGGTAGTATCGTTTGTTATTGAAAATGCTCCTGAAGAGTTACTGGCTGTGATAGTATAACTATCCCCCGTCAAATCCTGAGGATTAGTAACCATGCCAGTTGAAATTGTAGCATCGGTTACAGGTTTTGCAGTTGAAGAATTTGTCGTTGCAGCGGTTGTTAAATCAGGATTAAAAAAATAATTTCCGGTAGAACCGTCAAGACCGAAACCGCTAAATTGCGCCGCATTTACGTTGTCGGTAATAGACGCCGCAACGGAATTAAGCTGATTTATGTAAGACGGCGCTGCCGTCTGCTGCAGATAAACGTAAGCACCCAGCGTACCGCCCGTTACGCTTGAAGTAATGTTATTCACCGTAGAATCCGGACCATCTAACATTATTTCTAAAGAGCTCGGATTTTTGCCGTTAACCTGCGTCGATAAATTATACGATGTGTCGCTTGATACTAAAGCATTTCCGCCAAGCGATATATTCAGCTTTCCGTTCTGATTCTCATAATATGAAATATTTACAAGTTTAGACAGACTATTTACCGCCGCCGTCCTCTGGTCGCGTAATTCGTTGGCGTTGCTGCCCGCATTCTGGGCATATGTAATCTGCTGATTTAAAAAGGCAATCTGCGACGTATAAGAATTAATTTCAGGAATTACTCCTTTAATGGAAGTTCCGGTCGATGCGACGGTATTGGCAATCGTCGTATATGCATTATTTATATCTCCCGTCAGCGTTTTTGCGTCGGATAACAAAACTGTTCTCTGAGCGGTGCTTGAAGGATTATTTGCGACATTCTGTAAATCGTTAAAAAATGTCGTAATGGAAGAATTAAATCCTGAACCTGAAGTATCGTTAAAAACATTCTGTATCTGCTGCAATCCTTGGTACAATGTGTTATAATAGCTGTTCTGGGTCGTCTCGCTGTTAACCTCGTTCTGCACGAACGAATCCGTCTGTCTGTGTATTGCCGTTAAATTAACGCCGGTTCCATAATTATAGGGCGCGCCTATAACCGGTGGAGCCGCTGAAAACACCGGATTTTCATTATTATAAAAAGGCGTGTTTACATTAGCGACATTTTCGCCTTCTACGTTCATTGCCGTTTCATTGGCATTTAACGCAGAATTCGCAATTTCCATTATGTTATTTATTGACAGCATTTTACTATAAAATAATTTAAATAAATTAAAAATAAATTAAAGTTATTATTTAGATATATAATGCCAACCAACTGATATTATAAAATTATTACATTTATATACAATATGCATAATATAAAATCATTGATATTAGACAGGTATTAAAATATTATAAAAATATTAATTTATTGATTTATGTTAAACCATATTTTTTAAAGCATATACATTAATACAATACAATGGCGCGAAATTTGGTTAAACAACAATAGTGCCATCATGCAATATTATATACGTTTTTCCGCTATACCTGTATGTCTTTAACTAAACATATCGACCTTTTTATATTTTTATTATATGAGGCATTTTTATTATAATCACAGGAATAATCTTTATTAAATAAATTGACTATAAAAGAAATCGTCTGTTGATTATAATTTATGCTTTTATTTAGAAAATTGCTGAGAGTGTCATTTATTTTTATAACTTCATAAATAGAATTTTTTAATTCGTCTTTAAGCAGATACTCAGAAATGTCATCTTCTTCCCCTATTTTTTCCTCTTCTGCTTTTTCATCAAATACCTCTCTCTCTGTTTCTTCTGTATTGTTTTCTTTCTCTTCTTTCCCTTCAGTGTTTCTGCTATTCGTCTTAGTTATAATATTATTATCATTATTGCCGTTGTTATCGCTGACAATATTAAACGTTAGAGTTTTTAAGAGATTTACGTTAGCGTTTATTTCATTTATTTTCCTGTTAAATTCGGTAAAATCGCTGTTATGCGGATTATTTAATTGAACCGCCGCGTAAAAATCTCTAATGCCTGTTTTAATATTATTGACTAATTGCAAAAGTTTGCTTAATTTTATTTTCCTTATTATATTATTAGTATTATTATTCATTTACTTTTCTCTATTATTATAAGAACCTTTTATATTTTTATATATTATATAACGGTGTTTATAAAATTTAATATACCGCCCGCTATTTTAGAACTATCGGCATACGCCCCGCCGTTAATGCTGTTCCGTATATCGCTTATCTTAGAAATGCTGAGCGAATCCGCATTATTAATCTGATTTTTCAAATTTTCTATAAATAAACCGCTGCCTGATATATTGACGGTATCGGAAGAAGAAGGAGCAGCGCCGTCAATATTCTGAACCTTCTTGTCCTTTGCTTTATAAACATCGGCTGCATTGCCAACCGGTAAAATATTGTTAATTTCGATTGCCATAACCATTACCTCGCCATATTTGTTTAATTTACTTCTTATATAGCAATCGTCATTTTTATTATAATTCTTTAATCATAAAATCAGCGAAGTTATGTTAAATAACTTTATACTTCTATTATCAGATAATATCAGATAACTTTTATCCTTGCCGACAGTGCGCCAGCCGCTTTTATAGTTTCAAGAATTGATATTATACTTGAAGTTGAAGCGCCGACGGCATTTAATGCTTTGACAAGTTTTGCGACTGTTAAGCCTCTTTTAAGCAAAAAAGCTTTGGGAAATCTTTTATGTTTTATTTTAATTGTTATATTTCTGTTTGAAATAGCCACTGAAGAGATTCTTATATTGCCGCCCATTACAACAGTGCCGGAACGTTCGTCTATAACTATAATGGCGGGGGTATGCGTTTTAACATTTATTGCGTTTATTAACGATATATATTTTGCTACTTTTCCTAAATAGGCAGGCTTAACGTTGACGGAAACTGCCGTAGAATTTAAATCTGAAGCCGTGCCTTTGCCGAATTTTGCGTTTATAGCAGATGCAACCCTTTCCGCATTAATAAATCCGGGATTTTTTAATATTAATTTTACCGTTTTGTATGAATTTAATCCGATAGAAATACCTTTTTCTATAATGCCCCCGTCATCTATAATGCCGGCAGTTTGGAAATTTTCCGAAACAGGTATATAACCGGGAAGCGGCATAACATTGTCGGTAGAAACATTGCCCCCGACAGAAATACTGCCCTGCCCCAACGCATAGACTTTTCCGTTAGGTCCTTTTAAAGGCGTCATTAAAAGAACGCCGCCCTGCAAACTGGTAGCATTTCCTATAGAAGCGACCGTCACGTTAATTTTTTGACCAGGCACTGCAAAAGGCGGAAGTTCGGCTGTCACCATAACGGCGGCGGAATCCCGAATTTCATACAATGAAGATTCATCTGTATTAACGCCCAATTTTGAAAGCATTGTCACTATGCTCTGCTGGGTTACGTTAACCCCCCACTGGTCGCCTGTCCCGTCAAGTCCGACTACTATGCCGTATCCTACCAAAGGATTGCTCATTGCTCCGTAAACAGACGTTATATCGCCTATAGTCGCCCCTTCACATACGGTAACGCCGCTGTTTAAATTTAAAGTGAATCCGTTGGAAAAAACACCTGCTGTAAATAGAAAACCAACAATCAGCACTGCAGCAGCCAATAAATCGTTTCTAAATTTACGTACCGTTTTAATTTTTGTCGTTTCTATATTATTGCCGACGAATATTTTCTTCACTTTTTTCTCCGCTATTCCAATTTGGTTAATTATGGACATGTTAATTATGAACAGACGCCTATTTTATAAACTGATAATAGAAGATTATCAGAAAGGCCACAAAAAATTCATGAGACGGTACAGCCACCCCGTGCCTTCCTGCCAGTTGACCGGACCTTGACCGTTAATCCATATTCTTTCATCGGCAAGCTGACTTGAAATAATAGTATTAGCCGGAGTTATGTCAACAGGTCTTGCAATTCCTTTAATTAAGATATATCTTTTTTCTCTATTCAGAGACACTGTTCGTTCTCCTTTAAGTTCAAGGTTTCCGTTAGGATATACTTTCACAACCTGAGCTTCTATAGTGGTAGAAATCTGACCTGAATCCGTCACGCCTCCTCCCCCGTCAAAACTTTCTACATTAGAGCCTGAATATCCGGTAGGTTTTGACGTAGAACTGCCGAATGAAAAACTGCCGTTGCCGGATGAATTTTTTGACAGCGTAGTGCCTGAAGAATCTTGAGCCGAAGTCTGGTCGTTAACAATTATTGTTACTATGTCATTGAGCGTAAAAGCGGTGTTATCGGTAAACAGATTTGCTCCAGATGCCGACCCAGTCCACAGAGAACCGGCTATTTTTTTGTGTATTATAGAATTTTTTGACGTAGGCTTAACATAGGTCGGAGGAATCATAGATTTAGGCGGCGTTATATTGCCGGCGCATCCGCTTAAAGTAAAAGATAATCCTGTAATCATCATTACCGCAAATATAATTTTATTTCTATGTTTCAACCGCTTCATTTTATTTGATATATTAAATAAACCGCTAAATAACTTATTGAATAAATTATTGAATAAATTTTTATTTATCATAATCTTCCTGCGCCCTCTCTTGTCTCATGATTTTAGCTTATATATATACTTCAGGTTTAGTCTTTGCTTCAACATCAACTGAATAAAATACATTATTTATTGTATATAGCTTACTGTACGCAGTCTGCTATACCTTAATTTTTCCTATGTTTTAACTATTTTATCAATTAAATCTTAATTGTCTTATCTTAATTATAGTATCTTAATTATTTTACAATAACAGATGAATCTGTTTTAACTATCCCTGAAATTATACTGCCTGATTCAAGGTTTTTGACTCTTATGATCTGACCGTAAGCTCCTGCCTGTAAGGCTATCCCTCTCATCTTAATATTTATTCCGTATTTTTTATAAACTATGGATACAATATTTCCAAAATTAATAATTCTTTTCCTTTCTGAATTTATTTTAGTAATGGGCATATTTTCGGATATAAAAACGGCGGCTTCTTTCCCTGCAGTTTTATTCACGGAAAAATTATATCCTGCATAGATATTTGAAATATTAATCTTTTTAATCATCAAATCGTTTTTGCCTAAAATCTGAAACTTTCCGACAGGACGGGAAGCAACTACGACAGGAGCCGTTATTGCCGTATTGAAATCGGCATAAAACATATCAATAAGTTTGCCGTTTTTTTTATTTATTATTTTAATAACAGCAGTATGCATACCTGCAAAACCCTGGTCGTAGAAATTATACCTGACTATATAAAAATTATGTTTATTTTTAATTATGCTATTAATTTTATTTAAATTATTTATTGACAGCCTGAAATTTGAAATTTGCATATATTTGACATAATTTTTATATCCGGATGGAATGCTCATAAAAAAAGATCTGATTATATTCTTTTTTAAACTGTTAAACGAAAGATAAGTCGCTGATATAGAACCCTTATGCCCCTCGCTTTTAATTTCAATATGCTTAATATGCTTAATGTTCCTGCTATACTTGAAGTTATCAATATTATTGCCGGCAATTGTTTTGCCTGATGCATAAGCAGTTGCGGAACAGAGAAAACAAATAATAAATGCGAATGCGTATGATAAAAAAATTATGATTAAACCGATATTCGGCATTAATTTAAATATCGGTTTGACCGGTTTAAAAGGGATACTGTTAAAATTTTCAATTTTATCTTCCAAACCGCAATTATTCATTTTATTTATTATTCTAATTAATTTTTTAATTATCATAATGAACTATCATCAAGATGCTTTCTAACCGCAATTATTCATTTTATTTTAATGTCATTATTTGCAGTTATTATAAATAATTACTATTACGGCACTAAAGATGCGGCAGTCTGAAGCATCTGATTAGCAATGGTAATAGCTTTTGAATCTATCGTATAGGCATTTTGCGCCGTAATCATAGATACCATCTGTCCGACCAGATTGACATTAGACATTTCCAAAAATCCCTGCTGTATAGTTCCTAAACCATTCTGACCGGGCGTTCCAACCTGGGGCGCGCCTGAAGCAGATGTCTGAAGATACAAATTGTTCCCTATACTGTTTAAACCGGCAGGATTAATAAAATTAGTCAATGTGATAGTTCCAATCTGAACAGGATTAGTTTGACCAGATACGGCAGCGGAAACTGTACCATCATTAGATATACTTATAGACGTAGCATCGGGCGGAATTGTAATAGGAGGAACTAATGCGTCTCCGTTGGCGTTTACTAATTGACCCTGCGAATTAGTCTGTAAAGTTCCGTCTCTCGTGTAGGCGGTTTCACCGTTTGCCATCTGTATCTGAAAAAACCCCTGTCCTTCAATAGCTAAATCAAGAGGATTTGAAGTCTGCTGCATATCTCCCTGGGTAAATTCTTTTTCTATGGAAGAAACTTTAGAACCCAGACCTATCTGAATTCCTGTCGGAACCTGGGTATATTCTGATGAATAAGCCCCAGGCGATTGCACCGTCTGATAAAAAAGGTCTTCAAAATTAACTCTGGATTCTTTGTATCCGGTAGTATTTGTATTTGCAAGATTATTCGCTATATTATCTATTTCAATCTGCTGTCCTTCCATGCCGGTCGAAGCCGTCCATAACGCTCTCAATTTAAATCCTCCTCTTTTTGTTTCTTCAGAATAAATATTTACTTACTTCTGTTATTTATATTTATTTTATTTTTATGTAATATGTAATATTTATTTGTATTTATATATATTTATTAATATTGTTTTATTTATATTTCATCATTAACTTCATTAATTTATATTGCAGTTTATATTGCTTTATTAATATTTCTTCATTAATTTATATTGCAATTTATATTGCTTTATTAATATTTCTTCATTAATTTATATTGCAATTTATATTGCTTTATTTATATTTTTTACATATTTGACATATTTATTTTTTTATATCTCTTATATTTTGCAGTTATACAGGCGCTCCTACAGTGTTTATTGCCGTGCTGTCAACTTGCGAATACGATTTTAAAACATTCATCATAGTGGACTTTGTCTGACTTATATCTATAAGTTCCACCATATTTTTTATTTCATTTACGTTTGATTCTTCTAAATACCCTTGTGTAATATCGGCATTGTCGTTAAGCACAGGTTTTCCGGATTTTTTAGTCTCTGAAAATAGATTGCCGCCGTTTCTGGATAATAATTCGGGATTTTTAAAATCAACAATACCTATTTGACCTGCATATTCATTTTCATCTGTCTGCGGATTTAAAATATTGATAATGCCGTTTTTTGAAATTGTAATATCAGAACCCCTTTCCGTAAGGCTTATCGGTTTTCCATTGACACCGAGCACAGGGTATCCTTCCTGCGTCACAATCTGATTTTCGCCGTTAAGCGAAAAAGCTCCGTTCCTTGTATATTTCACCCCGTTCGATGTCTTAACGGCAAAAAAACCGTCTCCCTGAATAGCCAAATCCAATCTGTTGCCAGTATGTTTCAGCGAACCCTGTGAAAAATTGTTATAACTGTAAAGCATTATCGGGTACTGGTTATCCGCAAGAGGTGTTTTGTCGCCGGCATTTTCAGCACTTATAGCTTTTTGAGATAAAAAATCACCAAATACCGAACCTTCGCTTTTATATCCTACCGTGTTAATATTAGCAAGATTGTTAGTTACAATAGCCATTTTTTTACCTTCGGATATTATGCCGCTCAAATTAATATACAGTCCGCCGTTCAATTTTACGCCTCCTTGCTAAAATCTGTTAAATTCTTAACATCCAGTTAAATAGAGCTAAAATTTTACACAATTATAATTATGCAATAACTATGCCATTAATTTCAGGAAATTATTTCTTATATTTTCCGTTTAATTTTTGTTTAAGTTATGTTTAAGAAGATATAATAGAAAAAATTTCCATATTTACATCTATAAATATATAGCGGTTAAAGGACAATTTTAAACTGCAACTTTTTTTATTAAATTTATATTTACTGCAAAATAAATAAGTCTTAAATGTTTGCGCAAAATTTAAACTGTAATTTTATTTTTTAAATTGATATTATATATGAAGATAATTTATAATATGTGTACTATTTTCTATTTTCATAATATTTAAAATTTATACATAGGTAAGTATGCCCTTAATTACAGACTTAATAAATAGACAAACAAATAAATAAATAAATAAATAATTTATAAAATTAGTGTCCGTTCCTAATTATCAAAAAAAATAAATAAATAGAAATATAATATATATGTTTGACCTTAAAAAAATTAAAGAAAATCCCAATGTCAGTATTTTTTCCAGAAAAAAAGAAATATTAACAATTTTAAGGAATTTTGCCAAAACAAAAAAGAATTTTATAATCTATCCGTATTCCCCTGATTTAACAGGCTCGCAGGCTAACAATGATTACTCTTCGGAAATTATAAACGTTGACGAGGATATTATCACTATCGATTCGCTGATGCCGAAGAACGGGAATTTGAAGATGCTGTCTTCAGCATATCTGAAAGTCAGTTTTCATTTTAATGACAAGGAACATTATTTTTTATCCAAACTCTACAATTTTGCGGAAGAAAATAATTATTTTAATTTTAATATATACACGCCGTTAGAAATTTATTCAATAGAAAAGAGAAAATTTTTTAGAATAGAACCTGCTATATCCGAACCTATAAAGATAACATTTTTTTGGATAAATAAAGTGCTGAGTTTTAATGTTTTTGACATTTCAGGAGAAGGTTTTTCATTTTTATCTGATTTCAGTTTTGAGAAATATACAGTGATAGAAAACATGAAATTAGAATTCCCAAAACTTCCTTCTATTACTGTAAGAGCGGAGATTAAAGTTTCCATACCTATGAATTCTAAATATAAAATAGGCGTGCAAATAATAAATATAAAACCTGCGCAGCAGGACATAATGTTTAAGTATATCTTTAAAAGACAGAGGGAACTCGTTGCAAAAGACAGAGGTCTATAAACATTAAATCAGTATATCCTGATTATAATTTATTTTTAACTTGCCTATAATTTATTATTCAGTTTATAGATAAATGCAAAAATATGAGCTACAACTTTATAAAGTTCTGGAGGTATTTCTTCGTAAATTTCAAGCTTATCCAAAACCTCGGTTAAGCCTTTGTTTTCTATTATAGGGATGTTGTTTTCTTTTGCTATCGCTTTAATTTTTTCGGCTAATTTACCTTTTCCTTTTGCGACAATTACCGGAGCTTTATTTTTGTCTTTATCATATTTTAAAGCTGTGGCAAAAGGTTCTTCTTTACGCCTGTTCATTGATTATACCGCCAAATTCATTGTCAAATTCTTTTTTAGACATATTTTTATTAAATTCAATATCTTTTAATATAATATTGTCCTTGAGAAGTTCTTCTTTTAACATATTTATATTTTGTTTTATGAGTATTTCAGCAGTTTTTGAAAATGTTTTAAAATTTAAAACTAAATTGCGATTAAAATAGTAAGACGACAATTTTAAAAGACCTAACGGTTCGATTTGAAATTCGACCAAAAAGAAATAACCGTAAGAATTTAATTTATTTTTCTTAGCTGAATCTTTTCCTATGTCTTTTTCTTCTTTTCGCGGCGCTATTAATACCGAAATAAAATCAGCGGGATTAGACATAGCAAAATTTAAAATTAATGTATTATTTTTAATATCTGTTGTTAAGTTGTTAATATTTAAATTTAAGTTTAAATTTAAATTATTATCAATTAACGATGTAAGATTTTCTTTTATGGAATTTGATATATTTTCTGCAGTTGCGCTAAAAAGTTTTAAATTATTTTCATCTAGTGATTCGTTAATTATTTTGAAAATCACGTCGCTTCCGTTGACGGACTCGGCGCTTAACCGCAGATTAAAATTTTCGTTAGTACTGGAACCCTCGCCTGCAGCTGCGGACATTTTAAACTCGTCATAGACGGACTCAGGTATTTCAGCTTTGAATAATTTTCCGTTAAAGGATAAAATGCCTGTGAATGATGCATCGGATATCTCTGCGTCTATTAATTTAACATCTAAAATATCATTTGGCTTTATTGAATCTAATAGATTAGTTAAACTTTTATTAATTAATATTTTTGAAATATTAATATTCGCATCAGAATTTATTCTTCCGATAGCATTATTATTTTCGGGTAAATTCATTTAAGTAAGGATGCTATATTTTTATGCGCTGATATGATGAATATACTGCAGCTATTAGTTTTTATATTACCAATTATTAGTTTATGTGAGTAGCTTTGCTTTATGGAATATACTGACTGCAAATTTTAGTTTTTATATTATGCCATAATATTAATATGCTGCCGCTTATTATCATCTTTTTTATTTAAGTTTTCTTGATTCTTATCGGTATTAGTCATTGCGCCTTCGCTATCATAGGCTTCACCTTCTAATTCGGATGCTTCATCGTCATAAGCCCGTCCTTCTCCATTATCTTTTTCTGTATCTTCTTCGCTGTCTTCGCTGTTTTTTTTATCGCTGTCGTCGATAGGTTCTAAAACCTCGTCGGCTTCGTTTACTGATTCGGTTTTTTTAATTCCGGCGCTATTATTATTTTCATTTGAAATAGTATTGGCGTTTATTGCAAAAGTCTGAGGAGTAGCGGCAACTTTTTCTACTAAAGAGGCATTGGTTATAATCTGCTGAATTTCTACTATGCCTTCCATAATTTATATAATATATTATTATATATAACATATCATTACATATAATATAATAAATACTTATTATTATACTATATAAAAGAACGAAAAAGGTGTCAGACACCTTTTTTTTCCTAATTCTTGCAAATATTTTCTTTGTTAATTGCTACACGAAAAAGGTGTCAGACACCTTTTTCGGTCAGACACCTTTTTCGAAAATGTTAAATAGCCGTATTATTAAAATGCAGGTTTAATTCCTATTTAAGATTTTAAATAATTATACAAGTTCTGCATTTCAATTATTGAGGAAAATTTACCGTCCTCATTTTCAAACAGTTTATAGGTCAGATTTTTTGAATTTTTATATTTAATAATATTAGGCGTCATAAGTTCCTTGTTTTTTATCTTTTTTATCGTACCTGCATTGTCAATGCATAGACCGAAATTTTCTTTATTAAATGAACATATAGCTATATATTTAAATCTGCCATTTTTACCTTTACCGAATAAAGCCTCACTGCCGTCATTGCATCCATATACATAGCTGCTGCTGGAATAATAAGAATTAACCGCAAAAAAATCGTATAT from Candidatus Acididesulfobacter guangdongensis harbors:
- a CDS encoding flagellar basal body L-ring protein FlgH, translated to MINKNLFNNLFNKLFSGLFNISNKMKRLKHRNKIIFAVMMITGLSFTLSGCAGNITPPKSMIPPTYVKPTSKNSIIHKKIAGSLWTGSASGANLFTDNTAFTLNDIVTIIVNDQTSAQDSSGTTLSKNSSGNGSFSFGSSTSKPTGYSGSNVESFDGGGGVTDSGQISTTIEAQVVKVYPNGNLELKGERTVSLNREKRYILIKGIARPVDITPANTIISSQLADERIWINGQGPVNWQEGTGWLYRLMNFLWPF
- the flgG gene encoding flagellar basal-body rod protein FlgG, which produces MEGQQIEIDNIANNLANTNTTGYKESRVNFEDLFYQTVQSPGAYSSEYTQVPTGIQIGLGSKVSSIEKEFTQGDMQQTSNPLDLAIEGQGFFQIQMANGETAYTRDGTLQTNSQGQLVNANGDALVPPITIPPDATSISISNDGTVSAAVSGQTNPVQIGTITLTNFINPAGLNSIGNNLYLQTSASGAPQVGTPGQNGLGTIQQGFLEMSNVNLVGQMVSMITAQNAYTIDSKAITIANQMLQTAASLVP
- the flgK gene encoding flagellar hook-associated protein FlgK, giving the protein MLSINNIMEIANSALNANETAMNVEGENVANVNTPFYNNENPVFSAAPPVIGAPYNYGTGVNLTAIHRQTDSFVQNEVNSETTQNSYYNTLYQGLQQIQNVFNDTSGSGFNSSITTFFNDLQNVANNPSSTAQRTVLLSDAKTLTGDINNAYTTIANTVASTGTSIKGVIPEINSYTSQIAFLNQQITYAQNAGSNANELRDQRTAAVNSLSKLVNISYYENQNGKLNISLGGNALVSSDTSYNLSTQVNGKNPSSLEIMLDGPDSTVNNITSSVTGGTLGAYVYLQQTAAPSYINQLNSVAASITDNVNAAQFSGFGLDGSTGNYFFNPDLTTAATTNSSTAKPVTDATISTGMVTNPQDLTGDSYTITASNSSGAFSITNDTTGKALSSSQYTVTPSTNNYGQSVYTINFAGVSVNITGTSTTGTAPAKGDTFTVNQLTTAPAFTMAVDPNLSTSQIAAASAVSTAVNPSNTGNATISAGSVINPTSSTAGTKFSKSNQGGQYTITYDGVGSSSSTADFTITNNSTKDSQEITGVPSTVNSSGQQVYSLFFGNPPSSSGNVANGNQPENFHVNITGTPVNGDSFTANILSPSSSTSVTGNGSNLNSSYLTPMTLSQMNAAGLQGNNGNALNMSNIQNTDVPINGTTQTISNYYASIVSDIGTAAQSSNTNYTNSTSVLTNLNNQLSSAVGVNLNDQMTNLTNYQNSYEAAAALSKSAQTIMTALLNMVP
- the flgF gene encoding flagellar basal-body rod protein FlgF; the encoded protein is MNGGLYINLSGIISEGKKMAIVTNNLANINTVGYKSEGSVFGDFLSQKAISAENAGDKTPLADNQYPIMLYSYNNFSQGSLKHTGNRLDLAIQGDGFFAVKTSNGVKYTRNGAFSLNGENQIVTQEGYPVLGVNGKPISLTERGSDITISKNGIINILNPQTDENEYAGQIGIVDFKNPELLSRNGGNLFSETKKSGKPVLNDNADITQGYLEESNVNEIKNMVELIDISQTKSTMMNVLKSYSQVDSTAINTVGAPV
- the flgA gene encoding flagellar basal body P-ring formation protein FlgA → MIIKKLIRIINKMNNCGLEDKIENFNSIPFKPVKPIFKLMPNIGLIIIFLSYAFAFIICFLCSATAYASGKTIAGNNIDNFKYSRNIKHIKHIEIKSEGHKGSISATYLSFNSLKKNIIRSFFMSIPSGYKNYVKYMQISNFRLSINNLNKINSIIKNKHNFYIVRYNFYDQGFAGMHTAVIKIINKKNGKLIDMFYADFNTAITAPVVVASRPVGKFQILGKNDLMIKKINISNIYAGYNFSVNKTAGKEAAVFISENMPITKINSERKRIINFGNIVSIVYKKYGINIKMRGIALQAGAYGQIIRVKNLESGSIISGIVKTDSSVIVK
- a CDS encoding flagellar biosynthesis protein FlhB, which translates into the protein MNRRKEEPFATALKYDKDKNKAPVIVAKGKGKLAEKIKAIAKENNIPIIENKGLTEVLDKLEIYEEIPPELYKVVAHIFAFIYKLNNKL
- a CDS encoding flagellar basal body P-ring protein FlgI, which gives rise to MSIINQIGIAEKKVKKIFVGNNIETTKIKTVRKFRNDLLAAAVLIVGFLFTAGVFSNGFTLNLNSGVTVCEGATIGDITSVYGAMSNPLVGYGIVVGLDGTGDQWGVNVTQQSIVTMLSKLGVNTDESSLYEIRDSAAVMVTAELPPFAVPGQKINVTVASIGNATSLQGGVLLMTPLKGPNGKVYALGQGSISVGGNVSTDNVMPLPGYIPVSENFQTAGIIDDGGIIEKGISIGLNSYKTVKLILKNPGFINAERVASAINAKFGKGTASDLNSTAVSVNVKPAYLGKVAKYISLINAINVKTHTPAIIVIDERSGTVVMGGNIRISSVAISNRNITIKIKHKRFPKAFLLKRGLTVAKLVKALNAVGASTSSIISILETIKAAGALSARIKVI